One Nitrososphaerota archaeon DNA window includes the following coding sequences:
- a CDS encoding 4Fe-4S dicluster domain-containing protein, with protein MLNKNEDISDQKVLIYNPEKCTGCLLCMIACSYKHFNVFDLNKAHINIFKQDGKKYHFIGVYCAHCDEPACVASCPVEAITKDAQTGWVKINSIKCILCKSCIYGCPISHPWFIEDYKKMVKCDFCDGDPYCAKFCPTEAIQVKTRKEAYEFMERNKKLIFNSE; from the coding sequence TTGCTAAATAAAAATGAAGATATTAGTGATCAAAAAGTATTAATATACAATCCTGAAAAATGTACTGGATGTTTACTTTGTATGATTGCATGTAGTTATAAACATTTTAATGTATTTGATTTAAATAAAGCACATATAAATATTTTTAAGCAAGATGGAAAAAAATATCATTTTATAGGAGTTTATTGTGCTCATTGTGATGAACCTGCTTGTGTAGCTTCATGCCCAGTAGAAGCAATCACAAAAGATGCCCAAACTGGATGGGTTAAAATAAATTCTATAAAATGCATATTATGTAAAAGCTGCATTTATGGTTGTCCAATTTCTCATCCATGGTTTATAGAAGATTATAAAAAAATGGTTAAATGTGATTTTTGTGATGGAGACCCTTATTGTGCAAAATTTTGTCCAACGGAAGCTATACAAGTTAAAACAAGGAAAGAAGCTTATGAATTCATGGAAAGAAATAAAAAATTGATATTTAATAGTGAGTAA